A single window of Gammaproteobacteria bacterium DNA harbors:
- a CDS encoding replication-associated recombination protein A, with amino-acid sequence MTNISTISKTNINQPLAARLRPENIAEYVGQSHLLGSGKPLRQVVDKKAIHSMIFWGPPGSGKTTLARLLAINADALVEQLSAVLAGVKEIREVVAKAALHTQRTVLFVDEVHRFNKAQQDAFLPFVEDGTITLIGATTENPSFALNNALLSRCRVYVLKPLQTKEIIEILTHALSDRERGLGKFNLHVSADILNQIAEYSDGDARQALTYLEIASDFAQEKEGHFEITHDILTSLLQGRPQRFDNHGEAFYDQISALHKSVRGSDPDASLYWLSRMLIGGCDPHYIARRIVRMASEDIGNADPRALELALNAWQVYERVGSPEGEIAFAQAIVYMACCAKSNAIYTAFNAAWDDATSYGSLDVPLHLRNAPTRLMKELGYGKNYRYAHDEANAFATGENYFPEGMPKKIYYQPVDRGLEIKIAEKLRHLREAKTVINE; translated from the coding sequence ATGACTAATATTTCTACGATTTCTAAAACAAACATTAATCAGCCATTGGCGGCAAGACTTCGACCTGAAAACATCGCGGAGTACGTGGGGCAATCTCATCTTTTGGGATCTGGTAAGCCCTTGCGGCAGGTTGTAGATAAAAAAGCCATTCACTCTATGATTTTTTGGGGGCCTCCAGGAAGCGGAAAAACAACTTTAGCTCGATTATTAGCGATCAATGCAGATGCTCTTGTCGAACAATTATCTGCAGTTTTGGCTGGTGTTAAAGAAATACGAGAAGTCGTTGCTAAAGCGGCTCTTCATACTCAACGAACGGTACTTTTTGTTGACGAAGTTCATCGGTTTAATAAAGCTCAACAAGATGCATTTCTGCCTTTTGTAGAAGATGGAACTATAACATTAATTGGAGCTACGACTGAAAATCCCTCATTTGCTCTCAATAATGCTTTGTTGTCTCGTTGTCGAGTGTATGTACTAAAACCGTTACAAACAAAAGAAATAATTGAAATTTTAACGCATGCGTTGAGTGACCGTGAAAGAGGATTAGGTAAATTTAATTTACACGTTTCTGCCGATATTTTAAATCAAATAGCAGAATATTCAGATGGAGATGCGCGTCAAGCTCTCACTTATTTAGAAATTGCCTCAGATTTTGCTCAAGAAAAAGAAGGTCATTTCGAAATTACCCATGATATTTTAACATCGCTTTTACAGGGTAGACCGCAACGATTTGATAATCATGGTGAAGCCTTTTACGATCAAATTTCTGCTTTGCATAAATCGGTTCGAGGTTCAGATCCCGATGCATCATTGTATTGGTTGTCGAGGATGTTAATTGGTGGCTGCGATCCACATTATATTGCGCGTCGAATAGTGCGTATGGCGAGTGAAGATATTGGTAATGCTGACCCGCGTGCGTTAGAGTTAGCATTAAATGCGTGGCAAGTTTATGAACGAGTGGGAAGTCCAGAAGGAGAAATCGCATTTGCACAAGCTATTGTCTATATGGCTTGCTGCGCAAAAAGCAATGCGATTTATACTGCATTTAACGCTGCTTGGGATGATGCAACGTCTTATGGTAGTTTAGATGTGCCTCTTCATTTACGTAATGCTCCAACGCGATTGATGAAAGAATTAGGCTACGGAAAAAATTATCGTTATGCTCACGATGAGGCGAATGCTTTTGCAACGGGAGAAAATTATTTTCCAGAAGGTATGCCTAAAAAGATCTATTATCAACCTGTTGATCGAGGTCTTGAAATTAAAATCGCTGAAAAGTTGAGGCATCTTCGTGAAGCAAAAACCGTAATCAATGAATAA
- a CDS encoding FAD-dependent oxidoreductase, translated as MNGGLVIIGSGLAGYMVAKEWRKHDTTTPLTIITQGKGDFYSKPLLSTALTHKRTPEVLPTSSATQMAEQLNANIITQTQVNAIQPENKTIIYNDEKLTYDKLVLAVGADTIKPVIMGNAADKLISVNSLEEYSVFRNKLHSDARITILGAGLVGCEFANDLANVGHPVDVVALCPYPLDRLVTPEMGEVVKASLEQSGISWHLSQSVERIDQDGDSFVLTLNNGKHLNSDVVLSAVGLRPHIDLAKAAGLRVDRGILVDKFLATSAESVYALGDCAEVCGCILQYVAPLLACSRALAKTLAGEPTEVIYPAMPVVLKTPACPLVVSPPPQDVEGEWIMSGTQFDRRALFYDTDQQLRGFALTGTMVKERAELQKLLPPIFS; from the coding sequence ATTTTTATTCAAAACCTCTTTTATCGACTGCATTAACGCATAAACGCACACCAGAAGTTTTGCCCACTTCATCGGCAACTCAAATGGCAGAACAATTAAATGCAAATATTATTACTCAGACGCAAGTGAATGCAATTCAACCTGAGAATAAAACAATCATTTATAATGACGAAAAATTAACCTACGACAAATTGGTATTAGCTGTAGGTGCTGATACGATTAAGCCTGTTATTATGGGTAATGCTGCAGACAAGTTAATTTCTGTTAACAGCTTAGAAGAGTATTCGGTATTTAGAAATAAATTACATTCAGATGCGCGCATTACCATTTTGGGAGCTGGTTTAGTAGGGTGTGAGTTTGCAAATGATTTAGCTAATGTAGGACATCCTGTTGATGTTGTTGCATTATGTCCGTATCCATTAGATCGATTAGTGACTCCTGAGATGGGAGAGGTTGTTAAAGCTTCGTTAGAACAAAGTGGAATTAGTTGGCATTTGTCTCAATCAGTAGAACGTATAGATCAGGATGGTGATTCATTTGTATTGACGCTTAATAATGGTAAGCATTTAAACTCTGATGTCGTTTTATCAGCAGTGGGATTACGACCTCATATCGATTTAGCTAAAGCAGCGGGCTTACGTGTAGACCGGGGAATTTTAGTCGATAAATTTTTAGCAACCAGTGCTGAATCAGTCTACGCCTTAGGTGATTGTGCTGAAGTATGTGGTTGTATCTTACAGTATGTAGCCCCATTATTAGCGTGTTCTCGCGCATTAGCTAAAACCTTGGCGGGTGAGCCAACAGAAGTGATTTATCCTGCCATGCCTGTAGTATTGAAAACGCCAGCCTGTCCTTTAGTCGTGTCTCCACCCCCTCAAGATGTAGAAGGCGAGTGGATAATGAGTGGAACACAATTTGACCGCCGTGCGTTATTTTATGATACTGATCAGCAGTTAAGAGGATTTGCATTAACGGGGACGATGGTAAAAGAGAGAGCAGAATTGCAAAAGTTGCTTCCTCCTATTTTTTCCTGA
- the ruvC gene encoding crossover junction endodeoxyribonuclease RuvC yields the protein MKKTIILGIDPGSRTTGYGVITTTGSRHTYLTCGIIKTTGDDMAVRLHQIYQGLCEIIKTYQPDEASIEQVFMKKNVSSALKLGQARGAALVALASFGISVAEYSARHIKQAIVGYGGAEKRQVQHMIKVLLNLDKAPQTDAADALGIALCHANSRGSISRLKLLESENDW from the coding sequence ATGAAAAAAACAATTATTTTAGGAATCGATCCCGGTAGTCGAACGACAGGATATGGTGTGATTACAACAACAGGTAGTCGTCATACCTACTTAACGTGCGGAATTATTAAAACGACGGGTGATGATATGGCTGTACGATTACATCAAATTTATCAGGGTCTTTGTGAGATCATTAAGACCTATCAACCCGATGAAGCAAGTATTGAGCAAGTATTTATGAAAAAAAATGTAAGTTCTGCTTTGAAATTAGGTCAAGCACGAGGTGCGGCTTTGGTTGCTTTGGCGAGCTTTGGAATTTCGGTCGCTGAATATTCAGCGCGACACATTAAACAGGCCATTGTTGGTTATGGTGGGGCAGAAAAAAGGCAAGTACAGCATATGATCAAAGTGTTACTGAATTTAGATAAAGCACCTCAAACTGATGCGGCTGATGCTCTGGGAATTGCATTATGTCATGCAAATTCTCGTGGTAGTATTTCACGGTTAAAACTGTTGGAGTCTGAAAATGATTGGTAG
- a CDS encoding TIGR03032 family protein encodes MQNPVETPTKEEQPKFEMEVSRQLPDWLVEQKCSLLFTTYQAGKLFLIGVQKDKKLSVYERTFPRCMGLCVDGKSLYMSSLYQIWRFEDALLDNQAYQNYDAVYVPKMCYVTGDLDVHDVAVNKKGEVIFVNTLFSCLSKVSSTHSFKPFWKPPFISKLAAEDRCHLNGLAMEKGEPRYVTCVAQADVHEGWREHRTDGGSVIDVKTNEIVCAGLSMPHSPRLYQGKLWLLESGTGYLGYVDLKKGKFERVTFIPGYTRGLSFVNDFAVVGTSKCRQNGTFSGLELDKSLDEKKVEARSGLHIIDLRTGDIVHYLRMEGVVEELYDVVVLENHILPMAIGFKTDEIRRMISVEDNPDLK; translated from the coding sequence ATGCAAAATCCAGTGGAAACACCAACCAAGGAAGAGCAACCAAAATTTGAAATGGAAGTTTCACGTCAACTTCCAGATTGGTTGGTTGAGCAAAAATGTAGTTTATTATTTACAACGTATCAAGCGGGTAAATTATTTTTAATTGGTGTTCAAAAAGATAAAAAATTATCTGTTTATGAGCGTACATTTCCACGTTGTATGGGATTGTGTGTTGACGGAAAAAGTTTGTACATGAGTTCGCTTTACCAAATCTGGCGATTTGAAGATGCTTTATTAGATAATCAAGCCTATCAAAATTATGATGCGGTTTATGTTCCAAAAATGTGTTATGTCACTGGCGATTTGGATGTGCATGATGTAGCTGTAAATAAAAAGGGTGAAGTCATATTTGTTAATACATTATTTAGTTGTTTATCCAAAGTAAGTTCTACGCATAGTTTTAAACCTTTTTGGAAGCCTCCATTTATTAGTAAACTTGCAGCAGAAGATCGCTGTCATTTAAACGGATTGGCCATGGAAAAAGGTGAGCCTCGTTATGTTACTTGCGTAGCTCAGGCTGATGTACATGAAGGATGGCGTGAACATCGCACTGATGGTGGTTCCGTAATCGATGTGAAGACAAATGAAATTGTGTGCGCTGGGTTATCGATGCCGCATTCGCCAAGATTGTATCAAGGAAAATTATGGTTATTAGAATCAGGTACTGGCTATTTAGGGTATGTCGATTTGAAAAAAGGAAAATTTGAGCGAGTGACATTTATTCCTGGATATACTCGCGGATTAAGTTTTGTTAATGATTTTGCTGTCGTGGGCACGTCAAAATGTCGACAAAATGGCACTTTTTCCGGACTCGAACTTGATAAATCATTAGATGAGAAAAAAGTCGAAGCGCGATCAGGGTTACATATTATTGATTTGCGAACAGGTGATATCGTTCACTATTTGCGCATGGAAGGTGTAGTTGAAGAACTCTACGATGTCGTGGTACTAGAAAACCATATATTGCCTATGGCAATTGGGTTCAAGACAGATGAAATTCGTCGCATGATTTCTGTTGAAGATAATCCAGATTTAAAATGA
- a CDS encoding YebC/PmpR family DNA-binding transcriptional regulator: MAGHSKWANIKHRKSKQDAAKAKHFTKHIREITTAAKMGGGDVAANPRLRLAVEKARGDDMPNDTIKRAIARGAGGGDTEQLDEIVYEGYGPNGVAVMVKCLTDNRNRTVAEVRHAFTKTGGNLGTSGSVGYLFKEQGLILFPSGLDENKILEIAMESGAEDIITCDDSSIEVYSSPENFQQIKDAMEKANLQPSSAEVTMIAANSVKVEGEEAEKMMKLIDMLEDLDDVQNVHSNAEFSDEFLNSLS; encoded by the coding sequence ATGGCAGGTCATAGTAAATGGGCCAACATTAAACATCGCAAATCCAAACAGGACGCAGCGAAAGCGAAGCATTTTACTAAGCATATCCGCGAGATTACGACAGCCGCAAAAATGGGTGGAGGGGACGTTGCTGCTAACCCTCGATTGAGATTGGCAGTTGAAAAGGCGCGCGGGGATGATATGCCCAATGACACGATCAAACGGGCGATTGCGCGTGGTGCTGGTGGTGGGGATACAGAACAACTCGATGAAATTGTCTACGAAGGCTATGGTCCGAACGGTGTTGCAGTGATGGTGAAATGTTTGACAGACAATCGAAATCGAACGGTGGCTGAAGTGAGACATGCGTTTACCAAAACGGGTGGTAATTTAGGGACAAGTGGTTCAGTAGGTTACTTGTTCAAAGAACAAGGGTTGATACTATTTCCTTCTGGCTTAGATGAAAATAAAATTTTAGAAATCGCAATGGAATCGGGTGCCGAGGACATTATTACCTGTGATGATTCTTCAATCGAAGTGTATTCGTCCCCTGAAAATTTCCAGCAGATTAAAGATGCTATGGAAAAAGCAAATTTACAACCTAGCAGTGCCGAAGTAACAATGATTGCAGCTAATTCAGTAAAAGTTGAAGGAGAAGAAGCAGAGAAAATGATGAAGCTGATAGATATGCTGGAAGATCTTGATGATGTACAAAACGTTCATTCCAATGCAGAATTTTCAGATGAATTTTTAAATTCTTTGTCATAG
- the tolQ gene encoding protein TolQ: protein MSENASLLTFIFDAGPLVKFVMMILILASIVSWAFIIQRAFFFRDTRRQSQHFEDQFWSGGDLNELFEKLKRHPQELSGLQGLFFAGFEAFLRIRQKTNVSPQAIMEGVQRAMRIADAREQDKLEKHLPFLATVGSTSPYVGLFGTVWGIMTSFQALAGQSQQATIAMVAPGISEALIATAMGLFAAIPAVIAYNRFNSDFERISNTYNTFQEEFIALLSRQISH from the coding sequence ATGAGTGAAAATGCGAGTTTATTAACATTTATTTTTGACGCAGGTCCATTAGTAAAATTTGTGATGATGATATTAATTTTGGCATCGATAGTCTCATGGGCATTTATCATTCAGCGTGCGTTTTTTTTCAGAGACACGCGTCGACAGTCACAACATTTTGAAGATCAGTTTTGGTCGGGTGGTGATTTAAATGAGTTATTTGAAAAACTAAAACGACATCCACAAGAATTATCAGGATTACAAGGATTGTTTTTTGCCGGTTTTGAAGCATTTTTACGTATCCGACAAAAAACTAATGTTTCTCCTCAGGCAATTATGGAGGGCGTGCAACGTGCCATGCGAATTGCAGATGCGCGTGAGCAAGATAAATTAGAGAAACATTTACCTTTTTTAGCGACAGTAGGATCTACAAGTCCTTATGTGGGATTATTTGGGACTGTCTGGGGAATTATGACTTCATTCCAAGCATTGGCTGGACAATCTCAGCAAGCCACTATTGCAATGGTCGCTCCAGGAATTTCAGAAGCCTTGATTGCTACGGCAATGGGCTTATTTGCAGCTATTCCTGCAGTAATTGCGTATAATCGATTCAACAGTGATTTTGAGCGGATCAGTAATACTTATAATACTTTTCAGGAAGAATTTATTGCATTGCTGAGTCGACAAATTTCTCATTAA
- the tolR gene encoding protein TolR translates to MRKRRGRMAEINVVPYIDVMLVLLVIFMITAPLLNQGVQVELPKAASQPLTSAEKEPLIVSVNSQGQYFLNISSAPSSPITEDDLMRDVAAELAKAKQENREQQVFVKGDHHVNYGSVVHAMVILQKAGAPRVGLLTQPSLD, encoded by the coding sequence ATGCGTAAACGTCGTGGCCGAATGGCAGAAATTAATGTAGTTCCGTACATTGACGTTATGTTAGTGTTGCTCGTTATTTTTATGATAACCGCGCCACTGTTGAATCAAGGGGTGCAAGTTGAATTACCCAAGGCTGCATCGCAACCTTTAACGTCAGCTGAAAAAGAACCCTTAATCGTGAGTGTGAATTCACAAGGTCAATATTTTTTAAATATTTCAAGCGCCCCCAGTTCACCTATTACTGAAGATGATTTGATGCGAGATGTGGCTGCAGAATTAGCTAAGGCAAAGCAAGAAAATCGAGAACAACAAGTGTTTGTGAAAGGTGATCATCATGTTAATTATGGCAGTGTGGTGCATGCGATGGTCATTCTACAAAAAGCGGGTGCACCTCGGGTTGGGTTGTTGACTCAGCCTAGTTTGGATTAA
- a CDS encoding MarC family protein produces the protein MTFYKAALTLILVMDPLGNIPVVISLLKGLSPQRFTLVIVRETFIASLVLAVFLYFGASLLEGFNISQPALQIGGGIILFLIAIKMIFPEKDSRAVDDIEGEPFVVPLAIPLIAGPSALATVILFSTAKPEMMPTWLLAVFVASFVCLIILLCARFLIGLFGPRGVIAIERLMGMILTTISVQMFLDGAKLFFSS, from the coding sequence ATGACATTTTACAAAGCAGCGTTAACACTGATTCTAGTTATGGATCCGCTTGGAAATATTCCAGTAGTGATATCTTTGTTGAAAGGACTTAGTCCTCAACGATTTACACTTGTGATTGTTCGAGAGACATTTATTGCGAGTTTAGTTTTAGCGGTATTTTTATACTTTGGCGCATCTTTGTTGGAAGGGTTTAATATCTCTCAACCGGCTTTGCAAATTGGGGGAGGTATTATTCTTTTTCTTATTGCGATTAAGATGATATTTCCTGAAAAAGATTCTCGTGCTGTTGATGATATAGAAGGTGAGCCCTTTGTTGTTCCTTTGGCGATCCCCTTAATCGCAGGGCCTTCTGCATTAGCCACGGTTATTTTGTTTTCAACAGCTAAGCCCGAAATGATGCCTACATGGTTGTTAGCAGTATTTGTAGCGTCTTTTGTGTGCTTGATAATATTATTATGTGCACGCTTTTTGATTGGTTTGTTTGGGCCTCGTGGTGTGATAGCGATTGAAAGACTTATGGGTATGATACTAACGACTATTTCAGTGCAAATGTTTTTGGATGGCGCAAAATTGTTTTTCTCGAGTTAA
- the tolA gene encoding cell envelope integrity protein TolA, whose protein sequence is MADSNQQSTLPWRYLLTSLALHILLFLGLIVTLPSSQVQLAQSSVKIVQAVAIDERTLPTQINQIPESPGAETEPVQTKPTEEVAVNQVEPAPVPVQENIEKDRIKEQKVKEQQKELEKIRAEADKERVEKKQQEAEKLHQEKLLADAEKKHEEDLKAIAEKQQLEKALAETEKKHQEELRVEEEKQQAKQLKMAEAKKKKELAKLAKQRETEMAKALDEQLKKEQQQLQAQSQDKKALEKKRALAKLAKEKQLAMAKALNDQLQDEQQQLANDENTRAMQGELDKYKAAILSSIGHHWLVPPGSNKEASCQLLIHLAPGGVVLDVTTVKSSGDEALDHSAQTAVMKASPLPVPSEPTKFNHFRELRLTVRPEQVTVR, encoded by the coding sequence ATGGCGGATTCAAATCAACAATCGACATTACCTTGGCGTTATCTACTAACGTCTTTGGCGCTGCACATCTTGTTGTTTTTGGGGTTAATTGTTACTTTGCCTAGCTCGCAGGTTCAGTTGGCCCAGTCTTCAGTCAAAATAGTTCAAGCTGTTGCAATAGATGAAAGAACGCTTCCTACGCAAATTAATCAGATTCCTGAGTCTCCTGGCGCTGAAACCGAGCCTGTACAGACTAAGCCGACTGAAGAAGTCGCTGTTAATCAAGTTGAACCTGCGCCTGTCCCTGTGCAAGAAAATATCGAAAAAGATAGAATTAAAGAACAGAAAGTAAAAGAGCAGCAAAAAGAGTTGGAGAAAATTCGTGCTGAAGCAGACAAGGAAAGAGTAGAAAAAAAACAGCAGGAAGCAGAAAAGCTTCATCAGGAAAAATTATTAGCTGATGCAGAAAAGAAACATGAAGAAGATTTAAAAGCAATAGCTGAAAAACAACAGCTTGAAAAAGCACTTGCTGAAACTGAAAAAAAACACCAAGAAGAGCTTCGTGTTGAAGAAGAAAAGCAACAGGCAAAGCAATTAAAAATGGCAGAAGCAAAAAAGAAAAAAGAACTCGCTAAATTAGCCAAGCAACGTGAAACTGAAATGGCTAAAGCTTTAGATGAACAACTCAAAAAAGAACAGCAACAGCTTCAGGCACAATCGCAAGACAAAAAAGCGTTGGAGAAAAAACGAGCTTTAGCGAAATTGGCCAAAGAGAAACAGCTAGCGATGGCAAAAGCATTAAATGATCAATTACAAGACGAGCAACAGCAATTGGCTAATGATGAAAACACGCGCGCGATGCAGGGCGAATTAGATAAATATAAAGCTGCGATTCTAAGTTCAATTGGTCATCATTGGCTTGTGCCACCCGGTAGCAATAAAGAAGCGTCTTGTCAGTTGCTCATTCATTTGGCGCCGGGTGGCGTAGTTTTAGATGTGACCACAGTAAAATCCAGTGGCGATGAAGCGTTAGATCATTCAGCGCAAACAGCTGTTATGAAAGCTTCTCCTTTGCCGGTTCCTAGTGAGCCAACAAAATTTAATCATTTCCGGGAATTGCGATTGACAGTAAGACCCGAGCAAGTCACAGTAAGGTAG
- the ruvB gene encoding Holliday junction branch migration DNA helicase RuvB, producing the protein MITEDRIIDPTTKGDDESFDRAIRPKTLTDYIGQPAVREQMEIFISAARARNEALDHVLLFGPPGLGKTTLANIIATEMGVNLRQTSGPVIDKAGDLAALLTNLEPHDVLFIDEIHRLSPAIEEVLYPAMEDYQLDIMIGEGPSARSIKVDLPPFTLLGATTRAGLLTSPLRDRFGIVQRLEFYNVDDLTKIVTRSARLLRVAIDPAGAVEIARRARGTPRIVNRLLRRARDFAQIKGNGEISEDIAHKALNLLEVDDRGFDMMDRKLLLAVIEKFQGGPVGLDSLAAAIGEERGTIEDILEPYLIQQGFLHRTSRGRVATRFAYEHFGMTYLQTEDIL; encoded by the coding sequence ATGATAACAGAAGATAGGATAATAGACCCCACAACCAAAGGTGATGATGAATCCTTTGACAGAGCCATTCGGCCTAAAACATTAACGGATTATATTGGTCAGCCTGCTGTGCGTGAGCAAATGGAAATCTTTATTAGTGCAGCACGTGCACGAAACGAAGCCCTGGATCATGTTTTATTATTCGGGCCTCCAGGTTTAGGTAAAACAACATTAGCGAATATTATTGCGACAGAAATGGGCGTGAATTTACGTCAAACATCAGGTCCTGTTATTGATAAGGCTGGTGATTTGGCCGCATTATTAACGAATTTAGAGCCTCATGACGTTCTTTTTATTGATGAAATACATCGTTTAAGTCCCGCTATTGAGGAAGTATTGTATCCAGCAATGGAAGATTATCAGCTGGATATCATGATTGGTGAGGGGCCTTCTGCGCGATCCATCAAAGTGGACCTGCCTCCCTTTACTTTATTGGGGGCAACAACGCGCGCTGGTCTTCTTACTTCACCTTTGAGAGATCGTTTTGGGATTGTGCAACGGTTAGAATTTTACAACGTTGATGATTTGACGAAAATTGTGACACGTTCTGCACGATTACTACGTGTAGCAATAGATCCTGCAGGTGCAGTCGAAATTGCACGCCGAGCACGAGGAACGCCTCGAATTGTGAATCGATTACTTCGTAGAGCACGTGATTTTGCTCAAATAAAAGGTAATGGTGAAATCAGTGAGGACATTGCGCATAAAGCATTAAATTTACTGGAAGTCGATGATCGTGGTTTTGATATGATGGATAGAAAATTATTGTTAGCTGTGATAGAGAAATTTCAAGGAGGTCCTGTTGGATTAGATAGTTTGGCTGCAGCAATTGGAGAAGAACGAGGCACAATTGAAGATATTTTAGAGCCCTATTTAATACAGCAGGGTTTTTTACATCGAACATCACGTGGGCGTGTGGCAACCCGTTTTGCTTATGAACATTTTGGAATGACTTATCTTCAAACAGAAGATATTTTGTAA
- a CDS encoding response regulator codes for MADMEPTLNILLVEDEPINQKVVQFMLDNLGCRYDSANTGASALELAQKNTYDLIFMDIQLPDLNGIEVTQKLREAGIYTPIIATTAYSFEDELHSFITAGMNDVLLKPFRQEQISHMIRKWGKLPV; via the coding sequence ATGGCTGATATGGAACCCACATTAAATATACTTCTTGTTGAAGATGAACCCATTAATCAAAAAGTGGTTCAATTTATGTTGGACAACCTTGGATGTCGATATGATTCTGCTAATACCGGCGCCTCAGCTTTAGAACTTGCACAAAAAAACACTTATGATCTTATTTTTATGGATATTCAACTTCCAGATCTCAATGGCATAGAAGTGACACAAAAACTTCGCGAGGCAGGAATATATACGCCGATTATCGCTACCACAGCCTATTCTTTTGAAGATGAATTACATAGTTTTATTACTGCTGGAATGAACGATGTTTTACTCAAACCTTTTCGACAAGAACAAATTAGTCACATGATTCGTAAATGGGGAAAGTTACCCGTTTAA
- the ruvA gene encoding Holliday junction branch migration protein RuvA: MIGSLRGKILKKNPPQILVEVNGIGYEIETPMSTFYHLPADEKEIFLYTHLVVREDAHLLFGFYQERDRVLFRHLIKVSGIGPKVALAILSGMDSDSFMRSILDNDTGSLTRIPGVGKKTAERLVIEMRDKLAAFGEINLSTGILLNNGEPAGSEIADAISALVSLGYKPEQARRAVTNAPAGCVSSEAIIRYALKAMA, encoded by the coding sequence ATGATTGGTAGTTTGCGAGGAAAAATTCTAAAAAAAAATCCACCTCAAATTTTAGTTGAAGTTAATGGCATCGGTTATGAAATAGAAACGCCAATGTCAACATTTTATCATTTGCCCGCTGATGAAAAAGAAATTTTTCTTTATACTCATTTAGTAGTTCGTGAAGATGCTCATTTATTATTTGGTTTTTATCAAGAACGAGATCGAGTTTTATTTCGTCATTTAATTAAAGTGAGTGGAATCGGTCCTAAAGTGGCATTAGCTATTTTATCCGGCATGGATTCAGATAGTTTCATGCGATCTATATTAGATAATGATACGGGAAGTTTGACACGAATACCGGGAGTAGGCAAAAAGACGGCCGAACGATTGGTCATCGAAATGCGTGATAAATTAGCCGCTTTTGGAGAAATAAACTTATCGACTGGAATTTTACTTAACAATGGAGAGCCTGCGGGTAGCGAAATCGCAGACGCTATCAGCGCTTTAGTCTCTTTGGGATACAAGCCTGAGCAAGCCAGGCGGGCAGTAACTAATGCACCCGCTGGTTGTGTATCGAGCGAAGCAATTATAAGATATGCCTTGAAAGCGATGGCCTAA